In one window of Mytilus galloprovincialis chromosome 6, xbMytGall1.hap1.1, whole genome shotgun sequence DNA:
- the LOC143080561 gene encoding protein NDRG3-like isoform X5: MEKLTDIELTSVQSQEPQHRMVNSNANSILIQEDDVETPYGNFHVAIQGDRSKMAILTFHDIGLNHITCFQGFFNFPDIQQILRHFCVYHVNAPGQEEGSMHLKPEHDVLGNPESLGNRFVYPSMEHLAEGIQHIVDHYSIKRFIGFGVGAGAYILSEYALEHPENVDSLALINSTVGKAGWIEWGYQKLNSWYLWSGQMTNFTEDYLLWHWFGYKTKYENQDLVHVFREYVKSINPQNLSLFIESYLKRRDLGIVRELDPIKRPHARTIKCRSILLVGDILTLYEPHQTYI, encoded by the exons ATGGAGAAATTAACAGACATAGAATTAACATCAGTCCAGTCCCAGGAACCTCAGCACCGAATGGTCAACAGTAATGCCAATTCTATTCTAATACAG GAGGATGATGTAGAGACACCGTATGGAAACTTCCACGTTGCTATACAAGGTGACCGGTCAAAGATGGCTATTCTTACCTTCCATGATATTGGATTAAATC atattacatgtTTCCAAGGATTTTTCAATTTTCCTGATATTCAGCAGATACTGAGACATTTCTGTGTTTATCATGTAAATGCTCCTGGTCAGGAAGAAGGATCTATGCATTTAAAACCAGA GCATGATGTCTTAGGCAATCCTGAGTCACTCGGTAACAG ATTTGTCTACCCTTCTATGGAGCACCTGGCCGAGGGCATACAACATATTGTTGATCATTACAG tatCAAGAGGTTTATTGGGTTTGGAGTTGGTGCAGGAGCTTATATTCTTTCAGAATATGCT cTTGAGCATCCAGAAAATGTAGATTCATTGGCATTGATTAACAGTACAGTTGGCAAAGCAGGATGGATAGAGTGGGGATATCAGAAGTTAAATTCCTGGTATCTGTGGAGTGGTCAGATGACCAATTTTACTGAAGACTACCTGCTGTGGCACTGGTTTGGATAT AAGACAAAATATGAAAACCAAGACTTAGTCCATGTTTTTAGAGAGTATGTCAAATCTATCAATCCACAGAATCTGTCATTGTTCATTGAATCATACCTCAA acGTAGGGATCTTGGTATTGTTAGAGAACTTGATCCTATCAAAAGACCACATGCTAGGACTATCAA ATGTAGAAGTATTTTACTTGTTGGAGATATATTAACTTTATATGAACCACATCAAACGTATATTTGA
- the LOC143080561 gene encoding protein NDRG3-like isoform X6 — protein MEKLTDIELTSVQSQEPQHRMVNSNANSILIQEDDVETPYGNFHVAIQGDRSKMAILTFHDIGLNHITCFQGFFNFPDIQQILRHFCVYHVNAPGQEEGSMHLKPEHDVLGNPESLGNRFVYPSMEHLAEGIQHIVDHYSIKRFIGFGVGAGAYILSEYALEHPENVDSLALINSTVGKAGWIEWGYQKLNSWYLWSGQMTNFTEDYLLWHWFGYKTKYENQDLVHVFREYVKSINPQNLSLFIESYLKRRDLGIVRELDPIKRPHARTIKCRSILLVGDILTLYEPKTTYI, from the exons ATGGAGAAATTAACAGACATAGAATTAACATCAGTCCAGTCCCAGGAACCTCAGCACCGAATGGTCAACAGTAATGCCAATTCTATTCTAATACAG GAGGATGATGTAGAGACACCGTATGGAAACTTCCACGTTGCTATACAAGGTGACCGGTCAAAGATGGCTATTCTTACCTTCCATGATATTGGATTAAATC atattacatgtTTCCAAGGATTTTTCAATTTTCCTGATATTCAGCAGATACTGAGACATTTCTGTGTTTATCATGTAAATGCTCCTGGTCAGGAAGAAGGATCTATGCATTTAAAACCAGA GCATGATGTCTTAGGCAATCCTGAGTCACTCGGTAACAG ATTTGTCTACCCTTCTATGGAGCACCTGGCCGAGGGCATACAACATATTGTTGATCATTACAG tatCAAGAGGTTTATTGGGTTTGGAGTTGGTGCAGGAGCTTATATTCTTTCAGAATATGCT cTTGAGCATCCAGAAAATGTAGATTCATTGGCATTGATTAACAGTACAGTTGGCAAAGCAGGATGGATAGAGTGGGGATATCAGAAGTTAAATTCCTGGTATCTGTGGAGTGGTCAGATGACCAATTTTACTGAAGACTACCTGCTGTGGCACTGGTTTGGATAT AAGACAAAATATGAAAACCAAGACTTAGTCCATGTTTTTAGAGAGTATGTCAAATCTATCAATCCACAGAATCTGTCATTGTTCATTGAATCATACCTCAA acGTAGGGATCTTGGTATTGTTAGAGAACTTGATCCTATCAAAAGACCACATGCTAGGACTATCAA ATGTAGAAGTATTTTACTAGTTGGTGATATATTAACTTTATATGAACCCAAGACAACGTATATTTGA
- the LOC143080561 gene encoding protein NDRG3-like isoform X1, with protein MEKLTDIELTSVQSQEPQHRMVNSNANSILIQEDDVETPYGNFHVAIQGDRSKMAILTFHDIGLNHITCFQGFFNFPDIQQILRHFCVYHVNAPGQEEGSMHLKPEHDVLGNPESLGNRFVYPSMEHLAEGIQHIVDHYSIKRFIGFGVGAGAYILSEYALEHPENVDSLALINSTVGKAGWIEWGYQKLNSWYLWSGQMTNFTEDYLLWHWFGYKTKYENQDLVHVFREYVKSINPQNLSLFIESYLKRRDLGIVRELDPIKRPHARTIKCRSILLVGDDSPHIDQVTDMNGRMDPQETDFMKIQDCGGMPLEEQPGKVCEAFRLFLQGMGYVPTLRAPKNPAQQTRHSPHRKDVDFSKIQPVC; from the exons ATGGAGAAATTAACAGACATAGAATTAACATCAGTCCAGTCCCAGGAACCTCAGCACCGAATGGTCAACAGTAATGCCAATTCTATTCTAATACAG GAGGATGATGTAGAGACACCGTATGGAAACTTCCACGTTGCTATACAAGGTGACCGGTCAAAGATGGCTATTCTTACCTTCCATGATATTGGATTAAATC atattacatgtTTCCAAGGATTTTTCAATTTTCCTGATATTCAGCAGATACTGAGACATTTCTGTGTTTATCATGTAAATGCTCCTGGTCAGGAAGAAGGATCTATGCATTTAAAACCAGA GCATGATGTCTTAGGCAATCCTGAGTCACTCGGTAACAG ATTTGTCTACCCTTCTATGGAGCACCTGGCCGAGGGCATACAACATATTGTTGATCATTACAG tatCAAGAGGTTTATTGGGTTTGGAGTTGGTGCAGGAGCTTATATTCTTTCAGAATATGCT cTTGAGCATCCAGAAAATGTAGATTCATTGGCATTGATTAACAGTACAGTTGGCAAAGCAGGATGGATAGAGTGGGGATATCAGAAGTTAAATTCCTGGTATCTGTGGAGTGGTCAGATGACCAATTTTACTGAAGACTACCTGCTGTGGCACTGGTTTGGATAT AAGACAAAATATGAAAACCAAGACTTAGTCCATGTTTTTAGAGAGTATGTCAAATCTATCAATCCACAGAATCTGTCATTGTTCATTGAATCATACCTCAA acGTAGGGATCTTGGTATTGTTAGAGAACTTGATCCTATCAAAAGACCACATGCTAGGACTATCAA ATGTAGAAGTATTTTACTTGTTGGAGATGATTCCCCACACATTGACCAAGTCACAGATATGAATGGAAGAATGGATCCACAGGAGACAGATTTTATGAAA ATCCAGGATTGTGGAGGTATGCCATTAGAAGAACAGCCAGGGAAAGTGTGTGAAGCTTTCAGATTATTCTTACAAGGCATGGGATATG TGCCAACATTAAGAGCCCCCAAGAATCCCGCTCAGCAAACACGCCATAGTCCACACAGAAAAGATGTAGATTTCAGCAAAATCCAACCTGTTTGTTAA
- the LOC143080561 gene encoding protein NDRG3-like isoform X2: protein MEKLTDIELTSVQSQEPQHRMVNSNANSILIQEDDVETPYGNFHVAIQGDRSKMAILTFHDIGLNHITCFQGFFNFPDIQQILRHFCVYHVNAPGQEEGSMHLKPEHDVLGNPESLGNRFVYPSMEHLAEGIQHIVDHYSIKRFIGFGVGAGAYILSEYALEHPENVDSLALINSTVGKAGWIEWGYQKLNSWYLWSGQMTNFTEDYLLWHWFGYKTKYENQDLVHVFREYVKSINPQNLSLFIESYLKRRDLGIVRELDPIKRPHARTIKCRSILLVGDDSPHIDQVTDMNGRMDPQETDFMKIQDCGGMPLEEQPGKVCEAFRLFLQGMGYVPMCKSSANIKSPQESRSANTP, encoded by the exons ATGGAGAAATTAACAGACATAGAATTAACATCAGTCCAGTCCCAGGAACCTCAGCACCGAATGGTCAACAGTAATGCCAATTCTATTCTAATACAG GAGGATGATGTAGAGACACCGTATGGAAACTTCCACGTTGCTATACAAGGTGACCGGTCAAAGATGGCTATTCTTACCTTCCATGATATTGGATTAAATC atattacatgtTTCCAAGGATTTTTCAATTTTCCTGATATTCAGCAGATACTGAGACATTTCTGTGTTTATCATGTAAATGCTCCTGGTCAGGAAGAAGGATCTATGCATTTAAAACCAGA GCATGATGTCTTAGGCAATCCTGAGTCACTCGGTAACAG ATTTGTCTACCCTTCTATGGAGCACCTGGCCGAGGGCATACAACATATTGTTGATCATTACAG tatCAAGAGGTTTATTGGGTTTGGAGTTGGTGCAGGAGCTTATATTCTTTCAGAATATGCT cTTGAGCATCCAGAAAATGTAGATTCATTGGCATTGATTAACAGTACAGTTGGCAAAGCAGGATGGATAGAGTGGGGATATCAGAAGTTAAATTCCTGGTATCTGTGGAGTGGTCAGATGACCAATTTTACTGAAGACTACCTGCTGTGGCACTGGTTTGGATAT AAGACAAAATATGAAAACCAAGACTTAGTCCATGTTTTTAGAGAGTATGTCAAATCTATCAATCCACAGAATCTGTCATTGTTCATTGAATCATACCTCAA acGTAGGGATCTTGGTATTGTTAGAGAACTTGATCCTATCAAAAGACCACATGCTAGGACTATCAA ATGTAGAAGTATTTTACTTGTTGGAGATGATTCCCCACACATTGACCAAGTCACAGATATGAATGGAAGAATGGATCCACAGGAGACAGATTTTATGAAA ATCCAGGATTGTGGAGGTATGCCATTAGAAGAACAGCCAGGGAAAGTGTGTGAAGCTTTCAGATTATTCTTACAAGGCATGGGATATG TTCCCATGTGCAAAAGTTC TGCCAACATTAAGAGCCCCCAAGAATCCCGCTCAGCAAACACGCCATAG
- the LOC143080561 gene encoding protein NDRG3-like isoform X3, with product MEKLTDIELTSVQSQEPQHRMVNSNANSILIQEDDVETPYGNFHVAIQGDRSKMAILTFHDIGLNHITCFQGFFNFPDIQQILRHFCVYHVNAPGQEEGSMHLKPEFVYPSMEHLAEGIQHIVDHYSIKRFIGFGVGAGAYILSEYALEHPENVDSLALINSTVGKAGWIEWGYQKLNSWYLWSGQMTNFTEDYLLWHWFGYKTKYENQDLVHVFREYVKSINPQNLSLFIESYLKRRDLGIVRELDPIKRPHARTIKCRSILLVGDDSPHIDQVTDMNGRMDPQETDFMKIQDCGGMPLEEQPGKVCEAFRLFLQGMGYVPTLRAPKNPAQQTRHSPHRKDVDFSKIQPVC from the exons ATGGAGAAATTAACAGACATAGAATTAACATCAGTCCAGTCCCAGGAACCTCAGCACCGAATGGTCAACAGTAATGCCAATTCTATTCTAATACAG GAGGATGATGTAGAGACACCGTATGGAAACTTCCACGTTGCTATACAAGGTGACCGGTCAAAGATGGCTATTCTTACCTTCCATGATATTGGATTAAATC atattacatgtTTCCAAGGATTTTTCAATTTTCCTGATATTCAGCAGATACTGAGACATTTCTGTGTTTATCATGTAAATGCTCCTGGTCAGGAAGAAGGATCTATGCATTTAAAACCAGA ATTTGTCTACCCTTCTATGGAGCACCTGGCCGAGGGCATACAACATATTGTTGATCATTACAG tatCAAGAGGTTTATTGGGTTTGGAGTTGGTGCAGGAGCTTATATTCTTTCAGAATATGCT cTTGAGCATCCAGAAAATGTAGATTCATTGGCATTGATTAACAGTACAGTTGGCAAAGCAGGATGGATAGAGTGGGGATATCAGAAGTTAAATTCCTGGTATCTGTGGAGTGGTCAGATGACCAATTTTACTGAAGACTACCTGCTGTGGCACTGGTTTGGATAT AAGACAAAATATGAAAACCAAGACTTAGTCCATGTTTTTAGAGAGTATGTCAAATCTATCAATCCACAGAATCTGTCATTGTTCATTGAATCATACCTCAA acGTAGGGATCTTGGTATTGTTAGAGAACTTGATCCTATCAAAAGACCACATGCTAGGACTATCAA ATGTAGAAGTATTTTACTTGTTGGAGATGATTCCCCACACATTGACCAAGTCACAGATATGAATGGAAGAATGGATCCACAGGAGACAGATTTTATGAAA ATCCAGGATTGTGGAGGTATGCCATTAGAAGAACAGCCAGGGAAAGTGTGTGAAGCTTTCAGATTATTCTTACAAGGCATGGGATATG TGCCAACATTAAGAGCCCCCAAGAATCCCGCTCAGCAAACACGCCATAGTCCACACAGAAAAGATGTAGATTTCAGCAAAATCCAACCTGTTTGTTAA
- the LOC143080561 gene encoding protein NDRG3-like isoform X4 — protein MAILTFHDIGLNHITCFQGFFNFPDIQQILRHFCVYHVNAPGQEEGSMHLKPEHDVLGNPESLGNRFVYPSMEHLAEGIQHIVDHYSIKRFIGFGVGAGAYILSEYALEHPENVDSLALINSTVGKAGWIEWGYQKLNSWYLWSGQMTNFTEDYLLWHWFGYKTKYENQDLVHVFREYVKSINPQNLSLFIESYLKRRDLGIVRELDPIKRPHARTIKCRSILLVGDDSPHIDQVTDMNGRMDPQETDFMKIQDCGGMPLEEQPGKVCEAFRLFLQGMGYVPTLRAPKNPAQQTRHSPHRKDVDFSKIQPVC, from the exons ATGGCTATTCTTACCTTCCATGATATTGGATTAAATC atattacatgtTTCCAAGGATTTTTCAATTTTCCTGATATTCAGCAGATACTGAGACATTTCTGTGTTTATCATGTAAATGCTCCTGGTCAGGAAGAAGGATCTATGCATTTAAAACCAGA GCATGATGTCTTAGGCAATCCTGAGTCACTCGGTAACAG ATTTGTCTACCCTTCTATGGAGCACCTGGCCGAGGGCATACAACATATTGTTGATCATTACAG tatCAAGAGGTTTATTGGGTTTGGAGTTGGTGCAGGAGCTTATATTCTTTCAGAATATGCT cTTGAGCATCCAGAAAATGTAGATTCATTGGCATTGATTAACAGTACAGTTGGCAAAGCAGGATGGATAGAGTGGGGATATCAGAAGTTAAATTCCTGGTATCTGTGGAGTGGTCAGATGACCAATTTTACTGAAGACTACCTGCTGTGGCACTGGTTTGGATAT AAGACAAAATATGAAAACCAAGACTTAGTCCATGTTTTTAGAGAGTATGTCAAATCTATCAATCCACAGAATCTGTCATTGTTCATTGAATCATACCTCAA acGTAGGGATCTTGGTATTGTTAGAGAACTTGATCCTATCAAAAGACCACATGCTAGGACTATCAA ATGTAGAAGTATTTTACTTGTTGGAGATGATTCCCCACACATTGACCAAGTCACAGATATGAATGGAAGAATGGATCCACAGGAGACAGATTTTATGAAA ATCCAGGATTGTGGAGGTATGCCATTAGAAGAACAGCCAGGGAAAGTGTGTGAAGCTTTCAGATTATTCTTACAAGGCATGGGATATG TGCCAACATTAAGAGCCCCCAAGAATCCCGCTCAGCAAACACGCCATAGTCCACACAGAAAAGATGTAGATTTCAGCAAAATCCAACCTGTTTGTTAA